A portion of the Juglans microcarpa x Juglans regia isolate MS1-56 chromosome 1D, Jm3101_v1.0, whole genome shotgun sequence genome contains these proteins:
- the LOC121234766 gene encoding RING-H2 finger protein ATL2-like — protein sequence MSLPAEWPTTMAGQDDKLPRESLPTQTGYALRGKIMLSAIVILFFVVILMVCLHLYARWYLLRARRRHNRRNRRRNNFVFYVDHNPNASAASVTVPTRGLDLSVLKAIPVFLYSSKTHPEKPIPECAVCLCEFEENETGRTLPKCGHSFHIECIDMWFQTHSTCPLCRSPVESGHASENPAEVVISVSELAGIEAGSSSGLCSDCHHEGEQTGQASSSIASRRKPVEFVGVSIEVPSRNESFRDDSMSGSPASQGGFRSPMSRMLSLKRILSRDKRASVSPSTGNAVSCSSVIESDIEHGGNDANRQTQG from the coding sequence ATGTCTCTCCCCGCCGAGTGGCCGACCACAATGGCCGGGCAAGATGATAAATTGCCTCGTGAAAGTCTCCCAACCCAAACCGGCTACGCTCTCAGAGGTAAAATCATGCTGAGCGCGATAGTGATCTTGTTCTTCGTTGTCATCCTCATGGTTTGCCTCCATCTCTACGCCCGCTGGTACCTCCTCCGCGCGCGCCGTCGCCACAATCGTCGCAATCGTCGCCGCAACAACTTCGTTTTCTACGTGGACCATAACCCCAACGCCTCCGCCGCCTCAGTCACCGTCCCCACCCGCGGCCTCGACTTGTCCGTGCTCAAGGCCATCCCAGTCTTTCTCTACTCCTCTAAGACTCACCCGGAGAAGCCCATCCCGGAATGCGCTGTTTGCCTGTGCGAATTCGAGGAGAACGAGACGGGTCGTACCCTACCCAAGTGCGGCCACAGCTTCCACATAGAGTGCATTGACATGTGGTTTCAGACTCATTCTACTTGCCCTCTCTGTCGGTCCCCCGTTGAATCCGGTCACGCATCCGAGAACCCGGCCGAAGTAGTTATATCCGTGTCTGAATTGGCGGGAATTGAAGCGGGATCCAGCTCCGGTTTGTGCTCGGATTGTCACCACGAAGGGGAGCAGACGGGTCAAGCTTCTTCGTCGATTGCGAGTCGAAGGAAACCCGTGGAGTTTGTGGGAGTCTCCATAGAGGTCCCGAGCAGGAACGAGAGTTTCAGAGACGACTCGATGTCTGGCTCTCCGGCGAGTCAAGGTGGCTTCAGATCGCCAATGAGTCGCATGTTGTCCTTGAAAAGAATTCTCAGCAGAGACAAGAGAGCGAGCGTGTCGCCGTCCACGGGGAACGCGGTGAGTTGTAGTTCGGTGATCGAGTCGGATATTGAGCATGGAGGAAACGATGCGAATCGGCAAACTCAGGGCTGA